The Nocardioides sp. S-1144 genome includes a region encoding these proteins:
- a CDS encoding DoxX family protein — protein MKTLFGIRPTDGAQDVGLLVLRVALGVVMIAHGWQKLDGQGLGATADGFEALGIPLPGAAAAYATGVELVGGVLLLVGALTPLVGVLVAADMAGAFWYVHRDAFFANEGGYELVMVLGAAGLALAATGAGRLSLDRLVLGRTGAPASQAAGSEVAAGVSR, from the coding sequence GTGAAGACCCTGTTCGGCATCCGCCCCACCGACGGCGCCCAGGACGTCGGGCTGCTCGTGCTCCGCGTCGCGCTCGGCGTCGTGATGATCGCCCACGGCTGGCAGAAGCTCGACGGTCAGGGCCTCGGCGCCACGGCCGACGGCTTCGAGGCCCTCGGGATCCCGCTGCCCGGTGCGGCGGCCGCCTACGCCACCGGCGTCGAGCTCGTGGGCGGGGTGCTGCTCCTCGTCGGGGCGCTCACGCCGCTGGTGGGCGTCCTCGTCGCCGCCGACATGGCCGGTGCGTTCTGGTACGTGCACCGCGACGCCTTCTTCGCCAACGAGGGCGGCTACGAGCTCGTGATGGTGCTCGGTGCCGCGGGTCTGGCCCTGGCCGCGACCGGTGCCGGTCGGCTCTCCCTCGACCGGCTCGTGCTCGGCCGTACCGGCGCGCCGGCGTCGCAGGCGGCCGGGTCGGAGGTGGCGGCCGGCGTCAGTCGTTGA
- a CDS encoding fumarate hydratase, which yields MSTDAEFLYSDLLPTGADETPYRLVSTEGVSTVEVDGQTFLRVAPEALRLLTSEAMHDISHYLRPAHLAQLRRIIDDPESSGNDRFVALDLLKNVNISAGGVLPMCQDTGTAIVMGKKSEGVLTGVDDAEAISRGVHDAYTRLNLRYSQLAPLTTYEERNTGTNLPAQIELYSTPGGPGKAPEYKFLFMAKGGGSANKSFLFQETKAILNPKRMLSFLDEKIRSLGTAACPPYHLAVVIGGTSAEFALKTAKYASAHYLDNLPTEGSASAHGFRDLELEEQVFELTQSFGIGAQFGGKYFCHDVRVVRLPRHGASCPVAIAVSCSADRQALGKITSEGVFLEQLETDPAQYMPDAGVADDIAGGEVVQVDLHQPMADILAELSRHPVKTRLSLTGPLVVARDIAHAKIQERLDAGEGLPAYLKDHPVYYAGPAKTPAGMASGSFGPTTAGRMDSYVEAFQAAGGSMVMLAKGNRSKVVTEACATHGGFYLGSIGGPAARLAQDCIRSQEVLEYAELGMEAVWKIEVEDFPAFIVVDDKGNDFFTDPSGTVTVPLSSLGVPGVRVRSAE from the coding sequence GTGAGCACCGACGCCGAGTTCCTCTACTCCGACCTGCTGCCGACGGGCGCCGACGAGACGCCGTACCGGCTCGTGTCGACCGAGGGGGTCTCGACCGTCGAGGTCGACGGACAGACGTTCCTCAGGGTCGCGCCGGAGGCGCTGCGGCTGCTGACGTCGGAGGCGATGCACGACATCAGCCACTACCTGCGCCCCGCGCACCTCGCCCAGCTGCGCCGGATCATCGACGACCCCGAGTCGTCGGGCAACGACCGGTTCGTGGCGCTCGACCTGCTGAAGAACGTCAACATCTCCGCCGGCGGCGTGCTGCCGATGTGCCAGGACACCGGCACCGCGATCGTGATGGGCAAGAAGTCCGAGGGCGTGCTCACCGGGGTCGACGACGCGGAGGCCATCTCGCGCGGCGTCCACGACGCCTACACCAGGCTGAACCTTCGCTACTCGCAGCTGGCGCCGCTCACGACGTACGAGGAGCGGAACACCGGCACGAACCTGCCGGCCCAGATCGAGCTCTACTCGACGCCGGGGGGCCCCGGGAAGGCACCGGAGTACAAGTTCCTCTTCATGGCCAAGGGCGGCGGCTCGGCCAACAAGTCGTTCCTGTTCCAGGAGACCAAGGCGATCCTCAACCCGAAGCGGATGCTGAGCTTCCTCGACGAGAAGATCCGCTCCCTCGGCACCGCCGCCTGCCCGCCGTACCACCTGGCCGTCGTCATCGGGGGCACCTCGGCGGAGTTCGCCCTCAAGACCGCCAAGTACGCCTCCGCGCACTACCTCGACAACCTCCCGACCGAGGGCTCGGCGAGCGCGCACGGGTTCCGCGACCTCGAGCTGGAGGAGCAGGTCTTCGAGCTGACCCAGTCGTTCGGGATCGGCGCGCAGTTCGGCGGCAAGTACTTCTGCCACGACGTCCGCGTCGTCCGGCTGCCGCGCCACGGCGCCTCCTGCCCGGTCGCCATCGCGGTGTCGTGCTCGGCGGACCGGCAGGCGCTCGGCAAGATCACCTCCGAGGGCGTCTTCCTCGAGCAGCTCGAGACCGACCCGGCGCAGTACATGCCCGACGCCGGCGTCGCCGACGACATCGCCGGCGGCGAGGTCGTCCAGGTCGACCTCCACCAGCCGATGGCCGACATCCTCGCCGAGCTGTCCCGGCACCCGGTCAAGACCCGGCTCTCGCTGACCGGTCCGCTCGTCGTGGCCCGCGACATCGCCCACGCCAAGATCCAGGAGCGGCTCGACGCCGGCGAGGGCCTGCCCGCCTACCTCAAGGACCACCCCGTCTACTACGCCGGCCCCGCGAAGACGCCGGCCGGCATGGCCTCCGGCTCGTTCGGCCCGACCACCGCGGGCCGGATGGACTCCTACGTGGAGGCCTTCCAGGCCGCCGGCGGCTCGATGGTGATGCTCGCCAAGGGCAACCGGTCGAAGGTCGTCACCGAGGCCTGCGCCACCCACGGCGGCTTCTACCTCGGCTCGATCGGCGGGCCGGCGGCCCGGTTGGCCCAGGACTGCATCCGCAGCCAGGAGGTCCTCGAGTACGCCGAGCTCGGCATGGAGGCGGTCTGGAAGATCGAGGTCGAGGACTTCCCCGCCTTCATCGTCGTCGACGACAAGGGCAACGACTTCTTCACCGACCCCTCGGGCACCGTCACGGTCCCGCTGAGCTCGCTGGGCGTGCCGGGAGTCCGGGTCCGCAGCGCCGAGTGA
- a CDS encoding ArsR/SmtB family transcription factor, producing MDPFSAVADPVRRELLRSLLAGPARVVDLAASRSISRPAVSRHLRLLVEAGLATVEDRGRERHYALDPAGLAPLQGLLDDLRPPPRLDERLLDGFDGLDLEVRRTVRDHRAEAPHRSRTTPDPHEETA from the coding sequence GTGGACCCGTTCTCCGCCGTCGCCGACCCGGTCCGTCGCGAGCTGCTCCGCTCGCTGCTCGCCGGCCCGGCCCGGGTGGTCGACCTCGCGGCGTCCCGCTCGATCAGCCGGCCCGCCGTCAGCCGGCACCTGCGCCTGCTCGTGGAGGCCGGGCTCGCGACGGTCGAGGACCGGGGCCGCGAGCGCCACTACGCGCTGGACCCCGCCGGCCTCGCCCCGCTCCAGGGCCTCCTCGACGACCTCCGCCCACCGCCGCGCCTCGACGAGCGCCTGCTCGACGGGTTCGACGGTCTCGACCTCGAGGTCCGCCGCACGGTCCGCGACCACCGCGCCGAGGCCCCCCACCGATCCCGCACCACCCCCGACCCGCACGAGGAGACCGCATGA
- a CDS encoding winged helix-turn-helix transcriptional regulator, with protein sequence MLSLREIRGDEPTAFTDGCPTRVVLDHVTSKWGVLVLAALAEGTLRWGELRRTVDGISEKMLAATLRTFVADGLVVRDAQATIPPRVDYSLTPLGRDLVEAMSPLLGWIAAHADAIVND encoded by the coding sequence GTGCTGAGCCTGCGAGAGATCCGGGGCGACGAACCCACGGCGTTCACCGACGGGTGCCCCACCCGCGTGGTGCTCGACCACGTCACGAGCAAGTGGGGCGTGCTCGTGCTGGCCGCCCTCGCCGAGGGCACCCTGCGGTGGGGCGAGCTGCGCCGCACCGTCGACGGCATCAGCGAGAAGATGCTGGCCGCGACCCTGCGGACGTTCGTGGCCGACGGCCTCGTCGTCCGCGACGCGCAGGCGACGATCCCGCCGCGCGTCGACTACAGCCTGACCCCCCTCGGCCGCGACCTGGTGGAGGCGATGTCGCCGCTCCTGGGCTGGATCGCCGCGCACGCCGACGCGATCGTCAACGACTGA
- a CDS encoding NAD-glutamate dehydrogenase, with translation MSRWLEDLSTLQVLLLVLGVLLGGSVLAAIVGGVLVRLGMRRPWAVDRASRLSMRALGLIKRPLTIVVLDEVAAVIQTGHYTKNISDALLENHDEIKAMVAEKVRSDPNARIVSRLPGYDTIVSEVSETVMRVLIDMLSDPRMDELVADLLRNNLDQIKSAVRERAHENVVVVPADPVPASAPRPRP, from the coding sequence ATGTCGCGCTGGCTGGAAGACCTGAGCACCCTCCAGGTGCTGCTCCTCGTGCTCGGCGTGCTGCTCGGCGGCTCCGTCCTCGCGGCCATCGTCGGCGGGGTGCTGGTGCGGCTGGGGATGCGGCGCCCGTGGGCCGTCGACCGCGCCAGCCGGCTCTCGATGCGGGCGCTCGGGCTGATCAAGCGGCCGCTCACGATCGTGGTGCTCGACGAGGTGGCCGCGGTGATCCAGACCGGCCACTACACGAAGAACATCTCCGACGCGCTGCTCGAGAACCACGACGAGATCAAGGCGATGGTGGCCGAGAAGGTCCGCTCCGACCCGAACGCGCGCATCGTCAGCCGGCTCCCGGGCTACGACACCATCGTCTCGGAGGTGTCCGAGACGGTGATGCGGGTGCTCATCGACATGCTGAGCGACCCGCGGATGGACGAGCTCGTCGCCGACCTGCTCCGCAACAACCTCGACCAGATCAAGAGCGCCGTGCGCGAGCGCGCGCACGAGAACGTCGTCGTCGTGCCGGCCGACCCGGTCCCGGCGTCGGCTCCGCGCCCGCGGCCCTGA
- a CDS encoding carbohydrate ABC transporter permease: MKQKIGMVVGVALILAWCLLPVAWIISLSFKSQTAITNGSPGFFPADGAGAGWQNYQDVWDNEQFRRAILNSIGISLIATTLSVIIATLAAYAIARLEFRGKKLVLTMALVIAMFPVVSLVGPLFDMWRAIGLYDTWPGLIIPYMSFTLPLAIWTLSAFFREIPWEMEQAAQVDGATSWQAFRRVIVPLAAPGVFTAAILTFFFAWNDFVFGISLTSTEAARPIPASLSFFVGADPFNRPASLLAAGAVISTIPIIVIILIFQRKIVAGLTSGAVKG; this comes from the coding sequence ATGAAGCAGAAGATCGGAATGGTCGTCGGGGTCGCGCTGATCCTGGCCTGGTGCCTGCTGCCCGTGGCGTGGATCATCTCGCTGTCGTTCAAGTCGCAGACCGCGATCACCAACGGCAGCCCGGGATTCTTCCCCGCCGACGGCGCGGGTGCCGGCTGGCAGAACTACCAGGACGTCTGGGACAACGAGCAGTTCCGCCGGGCGATCCTCAACTCGATCGGCATCAGCCTGATCGCCACGACGCTGTCGGTCATCATCGCGACGCTGGCCGCCTACGCCATCGCGCGCCTGGAGTTCCGGGGCAAGAAGCTGGTCCTCACGATGGCGCTGGTCATCGCGATGTTCCCGGTCGTCTCGCTGGTGGGCCCGCTGTTCGACATGTGGCGCGCGATCGGGCTGTACGACACCTGGCCCGGCCTGATCATCCCCTACATGTCCTTCACGCTGCCGCTGGCGATCTGGACCCTGTCGGCCTTCTTCCGCGAGATCCCGTGGGAGATGGAGCAGGCGGCCCAGGTCGACGGCGCCACGTCGTGGCAGGCGTTCCGGCGGGTGATCGTGCCGCTGGCGGCACCCGGTGTCTTCACCGCGGCGATCCTGACGTTCTTCTTCGCGTGGAACGACTTCGTCTTCGGGATCTCGCTCACCTCGACCGAGGCGGCGCGGCCGATCCCGGCGTCGCTCTCGTTCTTCGTCGGTGCCGACCCGTTCAACCGGCCGGCCTCGCTGCTCGCGGCGGGCGCCGTCATCTCGACGATCCCGATCATCGTCATCATCCTGATTTTCCAGCGCAAGATCGTCGCCGGCCTGACCTCCGGCGCAGTGAAGGGTTGA
- a CDS encoding ABC transporter ATP-binding protein — MAAIDMKNIVKKYGDGFPAVNDVSIDVQDGEFMILVGPSGCGKSTLLRMIVGLEDITSGDMMIGDKRVNDLAPRDRNLSMVFQNYALYPHLTVYENIAFPLRLAKTPDAEVDEKVRAASKTLELDEHLERKPGNLSGGQRQRVAMGRAIVRDADAFLFDEPLSNLDAKLRGQMRSEIARLQKRLGITTVYVTHDQTEAMTLGDRVAVLKRGILQQLATPRELYENPGNLFVAGFIGSPPMNFLPATVEGTSVKLPFGSVEIPADKAEKAQGKGLLIAGIRPGDFEDASVVDTDRTGSTFRAKVDVVEWLGNEAYAYLPFEAPPEVQEQLQQLERDLDGESLRTQLVVGLDGTSRVAAGDEAEIWVNTKKIHLFDPQTGENLTVDKENAGRLESRALNTV; from the coding sequence ATGGCTGCTATCGACATGAAGAACATCGTCAAGAAGTACGGCGACGGCTTCCCGGCCGTGAACGACGTCAGCATCGACGTCCAGGACGGGGAGTTCATGATCCTCGTCGGCCCGTCGGGGTGCGGCAAGTCGACCCTGCTGCGGATGATCGTGGGCCTGGAGGACATCACCTCCGGCGACATGATGATCGGCGACAAGCGGGTCAACGACCTCGCGCCGCGTGACCGCAACCTCTCGATGGTCTTCCAGAACTACGCGCTCTACCCCCACCTGACGGTCTACGAGAACATCGCGTTCCCGCTGCGCCTGGCCAAGACGCCCGACGCCGAGGTCGACGAGAAGGTCCGGGCGGCGTCGAAGACGCTGGAGCTCGACGAGCACCTGGAGCGCAAGCCCGGCAACCTGTCGGGTGGTCAGCGCCAGCGGGTCGCGATGGGCCGCGCGATCGTGCGCGACGCCGACGCGTTCCTCTTCGACGAGCCGCTGTCGAACCTCGACGCCAAGCTCCGCGGTCAGATGCGCAGCGAGATCGCGCGGCTGCAGAAGCGGCTGGGCATCACCACGGTCTACGTCACCCACGACCAGACCGAGGCGATGACGCTGGGCGACCGGGTCGCGGTCCTCAAGCGCGGCATCCTGCAGCAGCTCGCCACGCCGCGCGAGCTGTACGAGAACCCGGGCAACCTGTTCGTCGCGGGCTTCATCGGGTCCCCCCCGATGAACTTCCTGCCGGCGACGGTCGAGGGCACCTCGGTGAAGCTGCCGTTCGGGTCGGTCGAGATCCCCGCAGACAAGGCCGAGAAGGCCCAGGGCAAGGGCCTGCTCATCGCCGGCATCCGTCCCGGTGACTTCGAGGACGCCTCGGTGGTCGACACCGACCGCACCGGCTCGACGTTCCGCGCGAAGGTCGACGTCGTGGAGTGGCTCGGCAACGAGGCCTACGCCTACCTGCCCTTCGAGGCCCCGCCGGAGGTGCAGGAGCAGCTCCAGCAGCTCGAGCGCGACCTCGACGGCGAGTCGCTGCGCACCCAGCTGGTCGTCGGGCTCGACGGCACGAGCCGGGTCGCCGCCGGCGACGAGGCGGAGATCTGGGTCAACACCAAGAAGATCCACCTCTTCGACCCGCAGACCGGTGAGAACCTCACCGTCGACAAGGAGAACGCCGGCCGGCTCGAGTCGCGGGCCCTGAACACGGTCTGA
- a CDS encoding SDR family oxidoreductase, with protein sequence MTLLVTAASGQLGRLVLDSLLDRGVAPAEVRAGARTPDRLAAYAERGLDVVALDYSDPASVEAALVGVDRVLLISGSEVGQRVAQHTTVVDAARAAGVDLLVYTSAPHAREADFVLAPEHRATEEAIEAAGVPATILRNNWYHENYAQALDTVRSTGVLATSAGDGLVASAARADFAEAAAVVLTTDGHAGRVYELGGDVAWDQPTLAAALGEVLGREVAVQQLSTDEHVALLEGVGLDAGTAGFVAGIDTGIRDGVLGDADGTLSRLIGRPTTPLVDGLRALV encoded by the coding sequence ATGACTCTCCTCGTCACCGCCGCGTCCGGCCAGCTCGGCCGCCTCGTCCTCGACTCGCTCCTCGACCGCGGCGTCGCCCCGGCCGAGGTCCGGGCCGGTGCCCGCACCCCCGACCGGCTGGCGGCGTACGCCGAGCGCGGCCTCGACGTGGTCGCGCTCGACTACTCCGACCCGGCCTCGGTCGAGGCCGCGCTGGTGGGCGTCGACCGCGTGCTGCTCATCTCCGGCAGCGAGGTCGGCCAGCGGGTGGCGCAGCACACCACCGTCGTCGACGCCGCCCGGGCGGCCGGCGTGGACCTGCTCGTCTACACCAGTGCCCCGCACGCCCGCGAGGCCGACTTCGTCCTCGCGCCCGAACACCGGGCCACCGAGGAGGCGATCGAGGCGGCCGGCGTCCCGGCGACGATCCTGCGCAACAACTGGTACCACGAGAACTACGCCCAGGCGCTCGACACCGTCCGCTCGACCGGCGTGCTCGCGACCAGCGCCGGCGACGGGCTGGTGGCCAGCGCGGCGCGGGCCGACTTCGCCGAGGCCGCGGCCGTCGTCCTCACCACCGACGGGCACGCGGGCCGGGTCTACGAGCTCGGCGGCGACGTCGCCTGGGACCAGCCGACCCTCGCGGCGGCCCTCGGCGAGGTCCTCGGCCGCGAGGTCGCGGTCCAGCAGCTGAGCACCGACGAGCACGTCGCCCTGCTCGAGGGCGTCGGCCTCGACGCCGGCACCGCCGGCTTCGTGGCCGGCATCGACACCGGTATCCGCGACGGCGTCCTGGGTGACGCCGACGGCACGCTGTCGCGCCTCATCGGACGTCCGACCACGCCGCTGGTCGACGGTCTCCGCGCGCTGGTCTGA
- a CDS encoding spermine/spermidine synthase domain-containing protein, which translates to MEHVEIARAESERGELVLRERRPGSDDAGAPTALELRANGVFVMDTREVATEQALATAALAVVDDPRAVAVGGLGLGFTMHQVLADSRVETCAVVEVEQALVDWMRDGTIAHGPALLADARVSVVVADIAVAVAEARPASYDLLLLDVDNGPGYLVHDANAVLYEAPFLRSVRAMLRPGGAVAVWSAAEAPDLERSLASVFTTTRSERHDVRLQERDEHYWLYVGVV; encoded by the coding sequence GTGGAGCACGTCGAGATCGCCCGAGCCGAGTCCGAGCGCGGGGAGCTGGTGCTGCGCGAGCGCCGTCCCGGCTCCGACGACGCCGGCGCGCCCACCGCGCTCGAGCTGCGCGCCAACGGCGTCTTCGTGATGGACACCCGCGAGGTCGCGACCGAGCAGGCGCTCGCCACCGCCGCGCTCGCGGTGGTCGACGACCCGCGGGCGGTGGCCGTCGGCGGCCTCGGACTCGGGTTCACCATGCACCAGGTGCTGGCCGACTCCCGCGTGGAGACGTGCGCGGTGGTCGAGGTCGAGCAGGCGCTCGTGGACTGGATGCGCGACGGCACCATCGCCCACGGCCCGGCCCTGCTGGCCGACGCGCGGGTGAGCGTGGTCGTGGCCGACATCGCGGTCGCGGTCGCGGAGGCCCGGCCGGCGTCCTACGACCTGCTGCTGCTCGACGTCGACAACGGCCCCGGCTACCTCGTCCACGACGCGAACGCCGTGCTCTACGAGGCGCCGTTCCTGCGGAGCGTGCGCGCGATGCTGCGACCGGGCGGGGCCGTCGCGGTGTGGTCGGCCGCCGAGGCACCGGACCTGGAGCGTTCGCTGGCCTCGGTCTTCACGACGACGCGCAGCGAGAGGCACGACGTCCGGCTCCAGGAGCGCGACGAGCACTACTGGCTCTACGTCGGCGTGGTCTGA
- a CDS encoding carbohydrate ABC transporter permease — protein sequence MTTQTDTPVKDRRAAKPVESDRSRAEARLGQKLVAPAIVLMLVVTAFPMLRALYLSLFNYSLTAPDDREFIWFGNYAVALTDPLLWKTTGITVLYMVVTVAFELVIGFAFAMVMHRVIFARGVIRTSILVPYGIITVVSGFAWQFAFSYQNGFVNSWIPGLAADFNWFGETTPAVVAIMVSEIWKTTPFMSLLLLAGLAQVSEDMIEAAKVDGATWTQRLTRVILPNMRAAIMVAVLFRALDAYRIFDNIFVMTAGAQNTESISFLTYRQTIEQFQIGIGSALSVLLFLSVLVIAFLIVKIFRVDLADARQEK from the coding sequence GTGACGACCCAGACCGACACCCCCGTGAAGGACCGCCGCGCCGCCAAGCCGGTCGAGAGCGACCGGTCGCGCGCCGAGGCCCGCCTCGGCCAGAAGCTGGTCGCCCCGGCGATCGTGCTGATGCTGGTGGTGACCGCGTTCCCGATGCTCCGGGCGCTGTACCTGTCGCTGTTCAACTACTCCCTGACCGCGCCCGACGACCGCGAGTTCATCTGGTTCGGCAACTACGCGGTCGCGCTGACCGACCCGCTGCTGTGGAAGACCACCGGCATCACCGTGCTGTACATGGTGGTCACCGTGGCCTTCGAGCTGGTCATCGGCTTCGCCTTCGCGATGGTGATGCACCGGGTGATCTTCGCCCGCGGCGTCATCCGGACCTCGATCCTGGTGCCCTACGGCATCATCACCGTGGTCTCCGGCTTCGCGTGGCAGTTCGCGTTCAGCTACCAGAACGGCTTCGTGAACAGCTGGATCCCCGGTCTCGCCGCGGACTTCAACTGGTTCGGCGAGACGACGCCCGCGGTGGTCGCGATCATGGTCTCCGAGATCTGGAAGACCACCCCGTTCATGTCGCTGCTCCTCCTCGCCGGTCTGGCGCAGGTCTCCGAGGACATGATCGAGGCCGCCAAGGTCGACGGTGCCACGTGGACGCAGCGCCTGACGCGCGTCATCCTCCCGAACATGCGGGCCGCGATCATGGTCGCGGTGCTCTTCCGCGCCCTCGACGCCTACCGCATCTTCGACAACATCTTCGTGATGACGGCGGGGGCGCAGAACACCGAGTCGATCAGCTTCCTGACCTACCGGCAGACGATCGAGCAGTTCCAGATCGGCATCGGCTCGGCCCTCTCGGTCCTGCTGTTCCTGTCGGTGCTGGTGATCGCGTTCCTCATCGTCAAGATCTTCCGCGTCGACCTCGCCGACGCACGGCAGGAGAAGTGA
- a CDS encoding DUF1707 SHOCT-like domain-containing protein — translation MDDADRSPELRISDDERHAVAEQLRQAAGEGRIDLEELDERLAAAYGARTYADLVPLTQDLPSTSTPVVRRASSGSPVADPGPLRGIAVMSGFERKGVWTAPASMTVVCVMGGATLDFREARFAGPESVLTISAVMGGAEIVVGPEVEVIVEGVGIMGAFVGPSDKVGAELTADSPVLRVRGFAFWSGISVTRKPHRDDLPPGREPHRLH, via the coding sequence GTGGACGACGCCGACCGCAGCCCCGAGCTGCGCATCTCCGACGACGAGCGGCACGCCGTCGCCGAGCAGCTGCGCCAGGCGGCGGGGGAGGGCCGGATCGACCTCGAGGAGCTCGACGAGCGGCTCGCCGCCGCCTACGGCGCCCGCACCTACGCCGACCTGGTGCCGCTGACGCAGGACCTGCCCTCGACGTCGACCCCGGTGGTGCGGCGGGCGTCGTCGGGCTCCCCGGTGGCCGACCCCGGCCCGCTGCGCGGGATCGCGGTGATGAGCGGTTTCGAGCGCAAGGGTGTGTGGACCGCGCCCGCGTCGATGACCGTGGTCTGCGTGATGGGCGGTGCCACGCTCGACTTCCGCGAGGCGCGCTTCGCCGGGCCCGAGAGCGTGCTGACGATCAGCGCGGTGATGGGCGGCGCCGAGATCGTCGTCGGTCCCGAGGTCGAGGTGATCGTGGAGGGGGTCGGGATCATGGGTGCCTTCGTGGGGCCCTCGGACAAGGTCGGCGCCGAGCTCACCGCGGACTCCCCGGTGCTGCGGGTCAGGGGTTTCGCGTTCTGGAGCGGCATCAGCGTCACCCGCAAGCCACACCGCGACGACCTGCCGCCGGGTCGCGAACCGCACCGCCTGCACTGA
- a CDS encoding class II fumarate hydratase: MGEVEVPASALWRAQTQRAVQNFPISGTPIEPALVHALGHVKAAAAVVNGELGVVDAAVAEAVATAARAVAAGEHDAEFPIDVFQTGSGTSSNMNANEVIASLAARAGVEAHPNDHVNASQSSNDTFPTAIHVAVTLAVVDSLVPALGTLAGSLEAKAEEFGGLVKSGRTHLMDATPVMLGQELGGYAATLRYAVERLESVLPRVRELPLGGTAVGTGINTPPGFAPRVIEVLSQATGQDFTEARNHFEAQGTRDSLVELSGVLRTVAVGLTKICNDLRWMSSGPTTGLAEIHLPDLQPGSSIMPGKVNPVLPEATLMVCFQVVGNDAAVTAAGASGSFELNVAMPVMARNVLESVRLLSTSTTLLAHRCVDGITADADRMRRYAESSPSVVTPLNKHLGYEAAAAIAKQALAEGRTIRETVLALGYVERGELTEAELDAALDLEGMTHP; the protein is encoded by the coding sequence ATGGGTGAGGTCGAGGTTCCCGCCTCCGCCCTGTGGCGCGCCCAGACGCAGCGCGCCGTCCAGAACTTCCCGATCAGCGGGACCCCGATCGAGCCGGCCCTCGTGCACGCGCTCGGCCACGTGAAGGCGGCGGCCGCCGTCGTGAACGGCGAGCTCGGCGTCGTCGACGCCGCGGTCGCCGAGGCGGTGGCCACCGCCGCCCGGGCCGTGGCGGCCGGCGAGCACGACGCCGAGTTCCCGATCGACGTGTTCCAGACCGGGTCGGGCACGAGCAGCAACATGAACGCCAACGAGGTCATCGCCTCCCTCGCCGCGCGGGCCGGGGTCGAGGCGCACCCCAACGACCACGTCAACGCCAGCCAGTCGAGCAACGACACCTTCCCGACCGCGATCCACGTCGCCGTCACCCTCGCCGTCGTCGACAGCCTCGTCCCGGCCCTGGGCACGCTGGCCGGCTCCCTCGAGGCGAAGGCCGAGGAGTTCGGCGGCCTGGTGAAGTCCGGTCGCACGCACCTGATGGACGCCACCCCGGTGATGCTCGGCCAGGAGCTCGGTGGGTACGCGGCCACGCTCCGGTACGCCGTCGAGCGCCTCGAGTCGGTCCTCCCCCGCGTCCGCGAGCTCCCGCTGGGCGGCACCGCCGTCGGCACCGGGATCAACACCCCGCCCGGCTTCGCGCCCCGCGTGATCGAGGTGCTGTCGCAGGCCACCGGCCAGGACTTCACCGAGGCCCGCAACCACTTCGAGGCGCAGGGCACCCGTGACTCGCTGGTCGAGCTCAGCGGCGTGCTGCGCACGGTCGCGGTCGGTCTCACCAAGATCTGCAACGACCTGCGCTGGATGTCGTCGGGGCCGACCACCGGGCTCGCCGAGATCCACCTCCCCGACCTCCAGCCGGGGTCGAGCATCATGCCCGGCAAGGTCAACCCGGTGCTGCCCGAGGCCACGCTCATGGTCTGCTTCCAGGTCGTCGGCAACGACGCCGCCGTGACCGCGGCCGGCGCCAGCGGCAGCTTCGAGCTGAACGTCGCGATGCCGGTCATGGCCCGCAACGTGCTCGAGTCGGTGCGGTTGCTCTCGACGTCGACGACCCTGCTCGCGCACCGGTGCGTCGACGGCATCACCGCGGACGCCGACCGGATGCGCCGCTACGCCGAGTCCTCGCCCTCGGTGGTCACCCCGCTCAACAAGCACCTCGGCTACGAGGCCGCCGCCGCGATCGCCAAGCAGGCGCTCGCCGAGGGCCGCACGATCCGCGAGACCGTGCTCGCGCTCGGGTACGTCGAGCGCGGCGAGCTCACCGAGGCCGAGCTCGACGCCGCCCTCGACCTCGAGGGGATGACGCACCCGTGA
- a CDS encoding SRPBCC family protein, producing MSATPTGRRETRRGHDSVVLDRTFRAPIESVWAAVTESDRLARWIGTWTGDPASGSVRFRMNAEGDEVAAETFTIDACDAPRHLAVTSSSEGGEQSWVLTLDLVEVDGTTTLTFSQSVPDASWAGGVGPGWEWYLDRLVAAESGGDVAALDFGDYHPAMEEDYREMFRD from the coding sequence ATGAGCGCCACCCCCACCGGACGCCGGGAGACCCGGCGCGGACACGACAGCGTCGTCCTGGACCGCACCTTCCGCGCCCCGATCGAGTCGGTGTGGGCGGCGGTCACGGAGTCCGACCGCCTGGCCCGCTGGATCGGCACCTGGACCGGCGACCCGGCCTCCGGCTCGGTGCGGTTCCGCATGAACGCCGAGGGTGACGAGGTGGCCGCGGAGACCTTCACCATCGACGCCTGCGACGCGCCGCGCCACCTGGCCGTCACCTCGTCGTCCGAGGGCGGGGAGCAGTCGTGGGTCCTCACGCTCGACCTCGTCGAGGTCGACGGCACCACGACCCTCACCTTCAGCCAGTCGGTGCCGGACGCGTCGTGGGCCGGCGGCGTCGGCCCGGGCTGGGAGTGGTACCTCGACCGGCTGGTCGCCGCGGAGAGCGGTGGCGACGTCGCCGCCCTCGACTTCGGCGACTACCACCCCGCGATGGAGGAGGACTACCGGGAGATGTTCCGCGACTGA